Sequence from the Drosophila innubila isolate TH190305 chromosome 3L unlocalized genomic scaffold, UK_Dinn_1.0 0_D_3L, whole genome shotgun sequence genome:
TGACCCTCGCACAACGCCGCCTGTGACCTTTGTGCGTGCGTTGACGCGTCTGTGTTGCTTTTGCCACATCAAATTTTATGGATGCTGTTGCTTTGCCTctcttcatgttgttgttgttgctgctgtctttgtttgacacttttttatgcgaaattaatttagaaaactttttcttggaatacaaaaaatgtgCGCTATTCACGTGTAGACTCTTCTAGGGTAGTCAAGCTGTAAGGGGGGGCATCGGGGCAAGTAGGATGACAAGTGGACAGGGAAGGGGTTTCCAAGATGTTACATTTTTTGGCTAGTTTTGACAGCGTTTGTGTTGTGCCTAGATAAGTAAGTGTGTACAGTTAATGCGGCTTAGCAAAGCCATAAAGGTCCAAGTTTCAAGTTTACACACATATTCAGCAAGTGAGTCTGTCACTTTCAAACTTCTCACAACCAAAAAACGGGCCAGAGAtaagttggttttataaaAGGCTGGAAAAACTAATGAGAAGAGAGAGACAAGTAGAtgctgaaaaaaataagatatattttattaacaatgtAAAAAACCTGtttttatagaaaaagttttcaaaataactGATTTCAAAACTGCAATAAAGATAGATGATTTTATCTCAGGACATATAAAGTGACAGATTGGCAAGGAATAATGATTTCCTCTTTTTCGTGGAATTTCAACATCTCAAAAGGTTGTAAAActctagttaaatatttactataataataatgtcgTTAGTTTTTTACACTATTTTTTTACGTTTCTACACGATTTTTTGTATTACTAAATGCACAAAATTGCTTGAAGCTTTACAGTCAGCAAATATAAATCTTATAAATTAAGTATCTCAAGATTCTCCAGCATTTTGATATTACTTGTTTAAAGAGCGCTTAGATGCGAAATCCTAAATACGAATGGGGAATTCATGTTCAAGTTGCTTAATGGCACAGTCAGACAACGGAAATGCCCCCAAGCCAAGAAGTGTCCCTACTGACAGCTCAAATGACCCATTCGGTGGCCACAATTTGCCAACACTTGCCACACAACttgcacttgcaacttgcaacttgcaactcgcaATGCGCAAAGACGCAACGACGACATCAACAAATGGCAATGGGGCATCGGCATCTGATAGACATAAAAACATCAACACGATGCCATcgactgtatctgtatctgcaaatgtatctgtatctgtatcttttgtATGCTGTTGCCTCTGGGTGATGTATATTCCGCTGTCGGTGCATCGAACTCCGATTGAGAATTCTACGCTGCAAAATATCTTGTGCTCATGTATCGACAATAATTACGCCTTAGCTATGTTACTTGTGGATCGCAGTCAAAGAATTCGCAAAGAGAAAAATGGTTAGAGATACATAGAGAGATTGAGAGTGGGAAGGCCGCAGACAATAACACAACAAAACTAAAGTAAAGTGAGTAGaacgaaatggaaaatggTATCGAATCGAGTGACTCTATTCCCCATTTGGCATTCCCCTAACCCGTTCCACTTCCACTCCACTTCCACTCCTGTTCCCATTCTCATTGCTGGCGAGGTGAATGGACGCAAGGTGACGCCGTaccgcagtcgcagtcggcgttgcagtcgctgctgcagtcagcgtcaacgtcatCGTCAGTTCGACTGTTGGCTTCTTTTGCTGGATTTGCGCGCCAAAAGCGTTCCCCTTTTcaggagttgactttgttttggcGACGCTGACCGGAGCAcaagagagagcgaaagagcgagagagatagagagtgaAACGCAGTGGATGTGAAACGTGGATGCCAAAAGGGGCTTAgcatgggcgtggcagggCAAGGCAGGGCAGGGCTAGGCACGAAGCGGCAAAACGAAACAGGAGCGCAGCCCCAGACgccatttcccatttcccatttACTCCCATTACCActtgcttctgcttctgcttcgcATCGACGAATAAGCGCCCCTTGCctctcccctcccctcccccaGAGCACTCATactctctcgttctctctgTCATCATCAACTCTGCCGCTCCTTTTGCTGTTTGTCTTGCGAGTTTTGCTTTGATCCCCTTATTCTGTCTGGCTGCCTGACTGGTATTCGcattttcattctcattctcattcgcATTCGAATTCgcattttgctttgtttttgtgcccATTGCCATTGCATGCACTTCGCCCGCCACAGACTGAGCtatgtatgttgttgttgctcttcttgTTGTAGTCACATTCGTATTGCTCCTCTCTTCCATCCCACCGCTTTATCTTCATAgtcattgtcgttgtcgttttcTGGCTTTGTTTACAAGCATTTGATGGACCACTAACGCCGCATTTGAGCTCCCCTCGTTTTTGTCCCTCGCTTCCCCTCTCTCCGCACACCTCTTTACCATCCACCATCACTGAATGCGCGCGATTTTCTTGTTGTCTTTTCTGTTGGGGTCTTTTCTTCTCTGCCCTCCCTTTTCAATCTTTGGCGAATTATGACAGCAAAACGTGTTGCGtggcacaaaaacaaatggcgAGAAAATTGTAATTCTCTAGCTCACTGCTCGTTTTCTTCTCCCCAAGTCTCTGGCATTTACCAATTCgcattctcattcccattcccatttccattctcattctcattgccatttgcttcatttttattagttgTACTTTATTGAATTCGCCGATTGAATGAATTGCTCAATGAGTGCACACTCCGCGTAAGCTTCAAATTGTGGGGATTCCCGAGGAAAATCTACCCTAGGATATTGATAGACGATGTGCATGGGAGCTATAAAGAAGATTACTTCATACCACCAAATAGAAATTCTCTGGGACTTTATGTGGTAGCGTTAAACTCGAGATTGATTAtgattgatatttttatgatgCTATTACAAATCGTTCTCTTTTTTTACCCTTAGTATTTGCTATTATTGCTCTTTTCTAATAATCTATTTCAAAAGTActactaatttttattattatgaatatgaacaaaattttagaCATTAGCTCAATTTGCACaatatatgaataatttaGTGAAAGTTCCGATAAGATAAGGCATTGACGACAGAAGTATTGatagtatttaaataagctTTATACTAGACACATATCCTACAATAAGTTTTTGTAGTTCCATCCTCTGGAATGCTCCTACAGAATATTCCTTACACGTTTTCCTACAGGGACAACAGGTATCATCAGGATTCCTTCAGGGACAACAGGTATCATCCGAATCTGTATTGGAATCATTACAAGAATTAGACGGATCACAAGTATTACAAGGATCACACGAATCACAGATATCTTGTGCAGTTTGAGGACGTTTCGATGATGATTTTGATGATGAGGGACATGTAGTTCTATTATTCGGAGGAGTTACGAAACAGGTTTCCTCAATTTCAGTGGTCGGTAGTTCTATGTCGCCATATAAACGTTGTGACCCAAAATTTTGCAGTTGGACAGCCCGATTTGTCATGGTGTGAAGTTTGATGGATTCTTGATCAATACAAATACGTAATCGCTTGATTTCGGCTCTATCCTTTCGGGTTGGACATTGTTGATCACTCAGTTCATTTCTTCGATCTTTCATATCCCTTATGATCGCATTCTGGCAGTCGATCTGTTGGGTTAAATCTAGATATTCGCGATACATTCGTTCTTGCTCTTCGTTGTCCTCAGTATCTTCATCTAGCAGCTCAAAAGGATCGACTACAGCTTCTTCCAatgcttcttcttcattttcttcTAGTGCCTGGAGTGCCtcatcttcttctttatcTTCAGTTGCTTGCTGGGTCTCTTCAGTGTCGTCCGCCTCAGGAGCAGCTTCATCTCCAGCATCTGCCATTAAGCccgaataaaattaaattagattgccaaatgatatttaaaatattaaaaaacattaagaaattttttgataGAGAAATAAATGATAGGCAGATTAGATAGtgaaagatatataaaaatattaaaatagatctgttggtatatatatgtaaacttcaataaaattcaacttatttgaattcaatataatcctgaattttcaataaatcgTATTTCTTCTTGAGATGTCACTCTAGAAAGCAGGGTTTAAggacttttaattataatccTTTTAGTCTAATCATGAAATGAATTCTGGTTTTTAATGATGGAATTATACGAAGATTAATACTTGAATGATCGTTTCTTTTTCTGCTACAAATAATTGCGTTATTTCCATTAGAATCCTTTCTTGATGAGCTAATGTCGTGTGCCTTCAGTTTTCGTTGGGTATTTGCGTCTTCTTACATTGTGTCTACATTTTGGTTACTTTTCATGCAGCTCACGCTTGAATGCCTCCACTCCTGAATATCTCAATGTCGGAATGCCTGAACGCCTTGCTGGAGACGTCAACCTGTGTGTCTTGATGACGCTtcataaatatacaaacactCATgttacatatgtgtgtgtgtgtgtgtgtcaccgCCATAATGTCTACAGACATAAAAATCCGACTCTGTCGTAGAGTCGTCAATCTGAATCcaaagctaaagctaaagcCCTTGGAATCGTTAGCTGGGAAATGGGTAATGGCAAATGTAAGTTCTTGCTCACAGGTAAGGAAAGTATGGCGAGTATTCCTTTATTATCGGGACATAAAGCGTTTAAGCACCATGTGAGAGCTAAAACTTCCCTTTCCCCCAAACTCCCTGTTGCTCCGGGCGAATGCACTTAatgccaaattaaatgcaatgcgTGGGGGGAGGGGTATATATCTAGGAGGGGTGGATATCATAGTGCGGGGGGTAGTCATGAAAACCGCTTTATGATTAATGCGCACCAAAGTCGAGAGTTATGCGCCTTGGAGCGTAATCCAGCTGAAATCACAGAGCCAATAAAAGCGTTAGGCTTCCACCGAAAAAGAGAGTGGAAATTGAGTGGGAGGGGAGTAGGGGGTGGAGGGTAGAGGGTAGGGACGCAACAGCtgcaataaaacataaattccTGACGCTGGCAAAGGGAAACGGAAATGCGCGCATTAACAAGTGGAAATGGATGTGGAAAGTGGAAATGGAAGTAGAGCTGGGTGTGGAGGACTCTGAGATTGGTAGATTGATAATGTTAAAAACCACTTAACTGCCATGCTTAtgtcctttctctctctccttctgcACAACTGTGAGATAGTTTTCCCGCATTGCGAGCGAAACTaattttttggcatatttccCGCAGCCATTTGCTGTGTCCCTGAGAGTGACAGTTGGATTAGCACAAGTAAACGCACTCTCAGCGATTCAGCCATGACACAAATATGACCCCAGTTCCTTCCAAGGACTCTATCGGGCTTAAGGGGATGCAGAGGGAAATCGCGTTCTTATTGACAGCAGCATCATTAGCCTTAGGGAGCTTAAATAGAGCTCTCAAAGACACAcgtccccttccccttcccttcTCACCACTCTGACTCTCGATGCGTTTTCGATTTTCGCAGATTACGTATACGACAAGTTAAACGCCTTTAAGACTTTAACATGAAAATCAAACGTAAAACTTCAGCCAAAATTCATTTGCAAGCTGtgcaaatacacacatacaaaacacacacacacacacactcactctcttacacaaacatatacatacatatgtgcttTGTCTTGTGTGTGCGGAGAAACGGATCTTTTCGCTTTTCTTTTTGGCCTGCAAGTTGCATGCAAGTTTTTCTTTCAAGTTGCTGTCCTCGTTGCCCCCCTCCCATTGTTCTTTCCTTTAAGCTATTGCAACTGccgcattttgttttgtttgctattgTTGCGCTGGGCGCTTTGTTTATGCTAcgaaaaaagcataaaatgatttcattaaaaaagttgtaaactttttcatttaatttaactgcAAACATCTTTTGTGCCCGAGCTCTGTGCTCTTTATTATTctgttctctctttctttgccTCTACTCCCTTCACTTCTTTACCCCCTCACTCCCAAGTTTCAGCCTTGTCTTACCGTTATCTTCAGCTAGCATCTGTTGGGGCCATATAAGTAGTTAcgccagccacgccccctctgTTCCACCTCCTATCAAGTTGCCTTATATTATAGTCGAATTCAATTCCGAATTGAAAACTCAGTTTCAATTAAacttttccatttcaattcgCTGGAAAATCTTGCCGCCTTTTTGTCACCGGAAAGTCCTTCAgaaatgtgttgttgttgtttttcctttctttctttctttctttctttcctttGCTCAGGTAATTTGGCTCGGCTTTTGACTTATGACAACGATAGTTGTAAATCAAAGAATCGGCTGAGGAGAacagacaacacacacaatcagAACCTGTGCTTAAATATCACtgaaaattggaattttatgtaatttaatgagaatttaatagataaataattCTGATTGCATTTTACAGTGGATTTATGCCAAGTtccattattaatattatttatatgttctGAAAAGAGATCACaagacatacatattttttaacttataagttccaaagttttgttttagtttattttattcatctaattttattttatcgacTTATACACAGAACTCGATAAAAGCATTAAAGAgcaaataatgaaatgaaaaacgtCAACACATTTAAGCTTAAATgattatacttaaaaataagacTTGTagttgaattgaaaattaaaatggaacaaaataaataaaagcttgcaatgtaaataaatccAGAAATtcgacaaatacaaatatttttagaccccgtacttaaaaaaagtacaggggtctattgggtttgttttaccgaatatgtgcgtaacaggtagaaggaggcgtggtagaccctataaagtatatatattcttgatcagcatcaatagtcgagtcgatatagcaatgtccgtctgtctgtctgtctgtctgtctgtctgtctgtctgtctgtctgtccgtctgtctgtctgtctgtatgaacacctagatctcggagactataagagctagagacaccaaacttggtatgtaggttcctctatactgcaggcagatcaagtttgtttcaaaaatcagccacgcccccttaaccgcctgcaaatcgacattgaaaatttc
This genomic interval carries:
- the LOC117787530 gene encoding uncharacterized protein LOC117787530, with amino-acid sequence MADAGDEAAPEADDTEETQQATEDKEEDEALQALEENEEEALEEAVVDPFELLDEDTEDNEEQERMYREYLDLTQQIDCQNAIIRDMKDRRNELSDQQCPTRKDRAEIKRLRICIDQESIKLHTMTNRAVQLQNFGSQRLYGDIELPTTEIEETCFVTPPNNRTTCPSSSKSSSKRPQTAQDICDSCDPCNTCDPSNSCNDSNTDSDDTCCP